The sequence below is a genomic window from Oceanispirochaeta sp..
ATGTTTCAGGGGCCGGCCACGAAGGAACCTGTCTACTCCAGGACTTTCTTGGCCCCCAGGACTGGCTGCACTGCCATTACAGAGATAAAGCCCTTATGCTGGCCAGAGGCATTTCGCCGGAAATGTTCTTCATGTCCCTTTTTAATAAAGATGGTTCTCATTCCAGAGGCCGTCAGATGAATGCTCATATGAGTGATCCCGAAAAAAAAGTACTGAGTATTGTAGGACCTGTGGGAAACAGTGCCCTACAGGCCGCGGGGGTCGCCGAAGCGGTGAAAGCCAATGCGGATCATCCCATCGTTCTCTGCGGACTGGGAGACGGGATGTCACAACAGGGAGAGGTTCTGGAAGCCGTCGCCCATGCGGTCCGCAAAGAACTTCCGGTTCTCTTTTTTATCCAGGATAACCAGTTTGCCATTTCTACCAAGACCGAAGGGCAGACCTTTTTTTCCAGACCAGACGGCCCGGCCGGGGATTATTACGGCATTCCCATCACAAGACTGGATGGACGTCATCCTGCCGATCTTCCCGATGCCTTCGAGGCACTGGTCGGTGAAATGCGGCAAAACAGGAAGCCTCAGATTGTCGTCTTTTCGGTGGACCGTCTTCACAGCCATACCAATGCGGATGACCATAGGGTCTACCGCAGTGAAGATGAAATTCAGGCAGCCCGGGAAACAGGTGATCCCATCATCCATCTGGGGAATTGGCTGATAGAGCAGGGAATTCCTGCAGAAGAACTGGACCGGGACGTTGAAAAAATACGAATAACCCTGGCTGAGACGGCACGGAAGGTGCAGCAGTCTGCAGATCCGCAGCCCGTGTTTACGGCTAAAAGAGAGCTGCCTGCCCATTTGAGTGATCCCGACCAGGAATACAGGGGCACTCCCGGGAAAGAAGCCCTGACCATGATCGAAGCTCTCAGGGAAACTCTCCGTTTTCAAATATCACGGAATCCCGGAGTAGAACTTTTGGGAGAAGACCTGGAAGACCCCAAGGGGGATGTCTTTGGTGTGACTAAAACACTGAGCCAGGAGTTTCCCGGACGCGTTCAGAACAGTCCCCTTACGGAATCTACCATCATCGGCCTTTCTGTAGGAAGAGCCCTGGCGGGGAAACACCCCGTTGCCTTTCTGCAGTTTGCCGACTTTCTGCCTATCGCCTTTAATCAGTTATGGGCCGAGGCGGGCAGCATGTTCTGGAGAAGTGACGGCGGATGGCAGTGCCCCATGATCGTCATGGTTTCCTGCGGTGGGTATAAACCGGGACTCGGACCCTTTCATGCCTCCAGTATGGAGGCCGTGGCGGCTCATATCCCCGGAATCGATGTGGTCATGCCCTCCACTGCGGGTGATGCGGCGGGCCTTTTGAATGCCGCCTTTGAATCAAAACGTCCTACCATCTTCTTTTACCCCAAAGCCTGTCTGAATGAAGCCATGAGCCGTACCAGCGGGGATGTTTCCCGTCAGCTTGTTCCCCTGGGGATAGCCCGTAAGCACAGCGAGGGTGATCATATCAGTTTTGTGACTTATGGAAATCCTGTCAAACTCTGTGTGAAAGCCGCAGACACTCTGCTTAAGCAGGGCATCAGCAGCGATGTGATAGACCTCCGGTCCATCAGTCCCTGGGACAGGGCCATGGTCATTGCCTCGGCTGAAAAAACGGGTCGGGTCATCATTGTTCATGAAGAGAACAGAACCGCCTCTATGAGTTCAGAGATTGCCGCAGTGCTGGCAGAGCATGTGAAAAGACCCTTGATGATCAGACGTCTGGTCAGGGAAGATACCTTTGTTCCCTGCAATTTTGACAATCAGCTTGTTCTTCTTCCCTCCTATCAGAAAATTCTTGAAACCGCAGTAGACCTGCTGGATGGGACAATCAGCTGGAAGAAAGAGAAGAGCAGCAATACCGGGTTATTTACTGTTGAAATTATCGGAACCAGTCCGGCAGATGAAACGGCAGCCATCATAGATTGGAAGGTCAAACCCGGCGACAGTATCAGCGAAGGTCAGCTTCTTGCCGATTTCGAAGCCGATAAGGCCGCGGCAGAGCTCATGTCACCCGTGAGCGGGGTGGTGGAAGCCCTGCTTCTGGACGAGGGAGAAGCCGTTGAAATCGGAACCCCTGCCTTGACAGTCAAAACCATCGATACCGGTGAAATCCTGCTGAAGCCCAAAACCAGGGAAGAGCCTGGTGAGCCTCAAATTACCGGGTTGAACCCGGAGGGTGGAACCGTCCTTCCGACAGCTTCGGCAGCTTCCGGGGACAGACGTCCCTGGATTCTGGATTTAG
It includes:
- a CDS encoding thiamine pyrophosphate-dependent enzyme; translation: MDLSTFRKNYTTMVTAREMDLLEQSYTGRGEAFFHVSGAGHEGTCLLQDFLGPQDWLHCHYRDKALMLARGISPEMFFMSLFNKDGSHSRGRQMNAHMSDPEKKVLSIVGPVGNSALQAAGVAEAVKANADHPIVLCGLGDGMSQQGEVLEAVAHAVRKELPVLFFIQDNQFAISTKTEGQTFFSRPDGPAGDYYGIPITRLDGRHPADLPDAFEALVGEMRQNRKPQIVVFSVDRLHSHTNADDHRVYRSEDEIQAARETGDPIIHLGNWLIEQGIPAEELDRDVEKIRITLAETARKVQQSADPQPVFTAKRELPAHLSDPDQEYRGTPGKEALTMIEALRETLRFQISRNPGVELLGEDLEDPKGDVFGVTKTLSQEFPGRVQNSPLTESTIIGLSVGRALAGKHPVAFLQFADFLPIAFNQLWAEAGSMFWRSDGGWQCPMIVMVSCGGYKPGLGPFHASSMEAVAAHIPGIDVVMPSTAGDAAGLLNAAFESKRPTIFFYPKACLNEAMSRTSGDVSRQLVPLGIARKHSEGDHISFVTYGNPVKLCVKAADTLLKQGISSDVIDLRSISPWDRAMVIASAEKTGRVIIVHEENRTASMSSEIAAVLAEHVKRPLMIRRLVREDTFVPCNFDNQLVLLPSYQKILETAVDLLDGTISWKKEKSSNTGLFTVEIIGTSPADETAAIIDWKVKPGDSISEGQLLADFEADKAAAELMSPVSGVVEALLLDEGEAVEIGTPALTVKTIDTGEILLKPKTREEPGEPQITGLNPEGGTVLPTASAASGDRRPWILDLEGVMGSRKVSNEEIMEQCPGWEEGEILNMTGIENRNWIAPGDDIISLSEKA